The Lineus longissimus chromosome 6, tnLinLong1.2, whole genome shotgun sequence sequence CATTGCACTAGCACAGCCTGCACTTTGGTTTTTGAACTCAAAAAATGACCTTATGTTGAAAAAACCACAAATGATTTTATGGTACTGATTGAGATAAAGCACTTACCTAATGTAGTGAAGCTTATCCAGTCGTCACCATCATCTTTATGAAACTTGAGCGTGTTGTCATAACTTGCTGATACCAGAACCTGAAATGTAAGAACTGACCATCAATCACTTTGTCACGAAAGGTGAGAAAACCCTTTATTTTGTTATAAGTAGGTCATTACTTAGAATGTCCGAGGATCCAATTGAGGCAAAAACCAAAAAAGACAAATGTTTGGTGAATTTCTGAACGCTTGGCATAACATTAACAATTAACAAAGACTTACATCTTTATGAGGGTGCCACACCACCTTTTTCACGTCCTGTGAAtgtgaacttaaaacactggcaCACTCGAATTCCTCATCACCAGCAACTGAAACAAGATACACAAAAACTGACAGTCAAGCTTATAATTGCAAAAGAATAATACTAAATTATTTCAGGAGTCCGGATAAAACAAATCAGTGGTCAGCTAAGAGCCTCCTGAACATCTGAATGGAATAGATTTTATAAACTCTATAGAAAAATGCCTTACCTTCCCATAACCACACACTCTTATCCCTGCTGCATGTTGCCAAATACTGTCCAGATGGGGCCCAAGCAGCACACTTGACTTCATTCTCATGTCCCTCTAATGTGGCAATGCATTCAAAGTCATTCCCTGTCTTGCTCCAAATACACGCTGTTGCATCGAAACTCCCAGAGGCCAGGTACCTCCCACATGGAGACCAGTCTATACTCCGGACTGTACGGGTGTGACCGTCCTCGAGGATGGTCTTGCACACCCACTTGTCACCTGAAATGAAAACGAAACATATGATGAAACGAACACATTAACAAGTTGTTAGTGTTTTttatgggacaccctgtattatAATATCGATGTACGCGCTTGCCTTCTTTCCCCCATATTCTGATGGACTTGTCACCACCACAGCTTGCCAGTAATGAACCGTCAGGACTCCAGCAAACGTTCCAAACCAGATCTGAATGTCCACTGAGAGTGCAAGCTCGTTCAAATAGCATTTTTAGCAGAAATCATGCACTTTTCAAGACGATGCAATTTGGCCGAACTCGCATGAATCACTTTATTTTTTACACATCTGTTGTTGTGGTTGTGGATGGTAAATTTTCCAATACTTTCAATTGATTCCAATTTTGCCGTAGCTCTATCAATACCTCGCCGAAGACAGAGTACTGTACCTAATgcagaatagagaggaatactggccaaaggacaccaccttGACAACAAAGCTCTTGGGCTCTGAGGTGGAACTATCTAGGACATACAACTTCGTTACCAATGATGGACTGACTGTCTagtgtgcatctcaaaaattccaaTAAGAAGAGTACTGTCAAAAGTTGAACTCGAACACGGACCAAGAAATTAGAGGAACAGTCAATCACAACCATGCAGGCATGTGAGGTCTCTGCAGAAAATTCGCTGGTAATGTGAAGTAGTTTAGAGTAGGCCTTTATCATTTCAGCTGTTTGAGACGGATTGATATATCCAGTCGTCAGCCATAGTTCGTCCTCCAGGCAAGATTGCCATATACTTCCAGTGACCAACTGCCTTTACCAGTGTTGCAGCAGGTCAAAGGAGTTTATCAAAGCAAAAACCAATTGGTCATCAATTTACAAGacaattttgcaacaactgGAAGTCTCATAATTTCTGAGAGAATTGTAAACTTCACCAACCGAGGAAGTCACGGTCACATCCATTTTTAACAAACGTGACCTACAGTAGTAAATTTCAGTGCTGTGAGGTACGAGTTCCAACAGTGTCAAGATTGCCATTTGAGACAGCTGGAGCTAATGCTTATCACTCCAGATAGTTTCAAAGTTTTCAAAGAAAAGCTGCATCATGATCAACAAGGCAAACCTATATGGTACGTAAGGTTTATTTAAATATTTACAATAATATCTACACAAGAATCTGCATCATGATAACACAGGACTCAAAAACACATGAACACATCATCATCTTTGAAAGGACTACATCGCATCAGGCAAAGAGTGAGAGCCTTGGTAATTTTTTACTTCCTCTTTTGCTTCTCATCATCTCTCCCTAAGAAAATCACTTTTCACAATCAGAGAGAGCAGGGTCTTTCAAATGACCCATTAAAAACTCCTTGCCCAAGTAGTGGTACCAAGTTGGTGGTACTGATATCCCTTCCCCCAAGAAAGTAACCTATCGAGGAAAGGAATCATAAACCCCTCCCACAATGTTTACATCAAATTGTCACCAACTTGGATCACTGTATATTAAACACAAGAATGAGCAGAGTCTTCTTATCCAAACCTTAAGTCATGATACTACCCTCCCCTCCCCTGAATAAAGTCAGATTCACTGCTGAAGGAAAGCAGCCATAGGGTCCTCCCCCACCCGTCTCTTCCTGTAATAAGCCTCCATTTCCTCCTCTGTAGGCTCCTTAGCCTCGTACATGCTGTTATATGGCCGCTTTCGTTCATCCAGCTTCATGAGACGATTCACTTCCCgctgtctttcttcttctttacgTATAGCCTGAAGTTCAATAGTCAATGAAAACTGTTAAGAAAAAAGAAGCTTTCTAGATATTTCCAATTTCATCGAATACTTGTAATTAAAGCAATCTTGAACAATATGCCCTGTACCTACATGAATAGTAGAAATCTAGAACAAGGAAGGGACACTCATGATATATCTTGCCGACGAGTCTAAACCTGGCTGATAGTGGAATCTTTAGACCAGAATGAGTCTCAAAGAGAAGTGACATGCACTTCCATTATTCTTGTATGAATACCGAAGATGGAAATCACCCGCTTACCATTTGAACCTTCTTCTCCTTTATAGCCTCCTCATCCTCCTCTGGCTCTGACTCACTTTCGCTACTAGATGAATGATGCTTCTTATgcttcctcctcttcttctttttcttcttcttcttgtctttCTTCTTTTTGTCACGATTCTCTTGGTGCTCCTAGAAATAGACCGTTCACATTTAGAGTCCCTCAAAAGCCATAATCAAAGTGTAACAACCTCAGATTCAACATACCAAAAAGTGTTTCATACAGTATGCAAAATGGGTCTCTAAATACTTTTCTTGTACCAGTATTACATGTACCCCTGTGGGTGCTTTTTAGATAGATCGACCGCAAGACTTACCCTAAAACAAATAGAAACCGTATCAATCTTATTGGAGATCTGATTCCCATTTACTATCAATCCTTCTTTTAATCAGTATAAGgaaaaaaagatttaaaaacACGATATACTCACTTCTAATAATGTTTTTTGCTCGGGTTCCTCCACTTGCTGACTTGAAGAAGGTGCTCCCATAAGAACCATACTTTTATCCTGAAATCAGACATCAAATTTAACTTGGTCTGCAAATTACAAATCAGTTGAGAAACTGGACAAATTGTCGTACTTTCGACCGTCATACCCTATTTCGAAAATTTGAATTGTGATGAAATGCCATGCTTACCTGATTGGCATCTTTTCCAGCTTCTCCAGTACAATACGATCCTTTGATACATGAATGGCAGCACTTGAAACCCCACTGACCATCCTTCCAGTAGGAACCCCAGACACTCTGAAAGAAGCAATGTTAAGTCATGATCTGAAGTATAGCCATAGGCTTAGGAGGAAAACTTAAAGCAAGGAACAAGTCCAAATTGTGTCCATGACATCCTGGCCTGCCACCTGTTGTTCCTCGAATGTTATTAAACTAGACAATCAGAAAACATCATAGACCCTCAGAGAGTAAACTCACTGATgacgatgtacatgtagcttggtcACAATGTTACAAAGAAAGATAAGACAATACAATCTTTGAAATAAGAACGACAATTCAGAACAGAACTTGTCCGTGGCTAAGTGAATATGCAGCTGAGGAACTTACTGTATGGTTATTGATGAAAACATCTTCTTCATATTTTGACTTTGCCACTTCTTTTTCTAAACCTTTGATCACTTTGCCGTGCCGGGAATACTCTACATAATTTTCCTGTAAAAAGAAGTAAATTTCTTTTTTGGTAAAATCAACTTTATCCTATTACAGCCAGTCCTCATGACCTAAAATTTGATATCCAATTTTGTCactcaaaactaaaaaaaacacatttagaTCAATACTTACTGTCTGTGCCAGAAGTAACTCTCTCGGCGGAGCATCTAAATGTTCCTCTCCACCGTATTTGTCCAGGATAGTGTTCTTATGACTACTCTCGAATTCAtctgtttttttcttgaattctTTCGAGAGTAATTCTAACTTGGTCGGATCAGCCTGAATGTGGACTTCTGCTCCTTTTTCATAGGCATCCCATGCAAATACTGGAAAAGTGGAACAAGGATTTGACGAATTAAAATTTCAACATCAATTTGATCATCCCAGGATGTTCTTTTCACTCAGCTCATGCTCACTGTGGCTATTTCACACACTATTCATTATTGGCAACCAAGGTGATTTTCATACTCGTGTTTGTCCCACATTTAGGAATGCAGTCTTTCCTCAACAATATCAATGTCAGTTCCGGTGAGGCATTGTACCATATTCTATGCAGAGGTAGGAAACTTCAGACATCCTTGCTGAATATCTGACCAGATATTCAAGGAATCATCtatcaaatttgaaatgatTACTGCCAGTTGTTCACTTACATTGTTGCTTAGCAAATTCATGCGCCTGTCCAGATGCTCGAACAAAGTTGTCACCCCCAAATTGTGCACTGAAAAGTTAAACGGAGAAATTACACTATCTCTCAGGAATCCCAAGAGGAGTCCCTCTGATGTCATATCAAGTGATAACCTCATCTCATTCTGGACTGTACCAATGATTCCAAGGAAGTAATGGCCAGACTACATCAagaataatgtacatgtagtgtcatACACGATGGATATCATAACCATAATCCAAAATGCTACATACTCTGCCTCAGATGATTCCTTTGCTGTGCCAGCCAATGGATTCTGCCTCATCGATCTCGTCTTTGGGTCATAGTATGCCGAGTTcacgtccaaattgaataagtATTTTGCGGTGTCCTCTCGGATACGTAAGTTTCTAACTGTGATCCGATGCTTGCTCTCGAATTTCTGACCAGGCATATCGACGTCGTCAGCATATTTGTCTTCGTCCTCACCATCTTCACCTTGGCTACTCTGCAAGGGGGTAATGAAACAATGATATAAATGCAGTCAAGCTTAATCATGCAATTCTCATAAGGCAGGCTTTGTCTTCAACGTCAGCAAGGTGGTCAGCTGGTCAAAATTGATGTCAACATAATTCCTTGCACAGGCTTATAGCAGTTAGACAATCAAACCTTCGGTGAAAACTGAAAATCAGCTATGTTGTAACATCTGCTTTCACAGTCATAAGGGCTTCTTATTTGGTAAGGGGTCTTCAAAAGTCAAATTGGCAACAGGTCACCGATTTGTGGGGATATGAAATTGATGCTATCAGAAGCCCCTGGCCCTCCATTAGGGGCATGGACTCTTCGAAGAGTTACCTTCACAGCTTCTGGCTCATCTTGTACACCGTCTTCAACATTCTGATCCATTCTTTGAGATTTCAGCACTTTCTTGGcctgaagagaaagaagaagtaATAGGATTTAGACAGAACTTTGTAGACTTTAGATCTATCATTCAGTCAGATTCCACATCGAAATTTCACACCGATGCACGCTTTGAAATTGATCAGATCTCCGCATCTGCGATATTGAACATGCTGGGAAACATCTTTAGACTATCATGATATAAGGAAGTTACTACATAGCGATTAAAAAGGAACCCACAATCTTCCAGCGATAGGAAGTGCTCTGTCCAACAACACAACTTACCTCCTCTAACTTTGCATACTCCTCTATCGTCTCTTGATGTTCTCTCGGATCATAACCATTCCAACGATCCCTTTTCCCATCAAAATCAAAGTCGAGCTGTGGCTGGATGTATTCATCTGGGGCAATCTTGTCTCCTGTGAATCTGGCACCAATTTTCCTCGGTCTCTGCAAGTCGGAAGTGAAAGAAGAGTGAAATCTAGAGTCATAACTTTTTAGAATAAGTTGACTGATGACTTCAGGCACACTGATAACAAAGTTTCTCTGCTGCTCCACATGTTGAGAGATCAAATTATGCCAAATAGCAAATCTAATAGTATAAAACACCAACTGGGTAAAGATGGTTGACATGCAGCTATACCAACCTCCAAACAGTCACTCTTCTTGTGTGTCATAGCACCACAGTTTTCACAGGCACCTTTTCTGAATTTGGTGGCTATGCTGCCCTCTTTGATTCCTCTCTTGTACCACGCACCCATCTCGGCAAACTTTTTGACCTTCTCATCTTGGACCCTTTGATGGTTGAGGG is a genomic window containing:
- the LOC135489232 gene encoding probable cytosolic iron-sulfur protein assembly protein CIAO1 homolog, which gives rise to MLFERACTLSGHSDLVWNVCWSPDGSLLASCGGDKSIRIWGKEGDKWVCKTILEDGHTRTVRSIDWSPCGRYLASGSFDATACIWSKTGNDFECIATLEGHENEVKCAAWAPSGQYLATCSRDKSVWLWEVAGDEEFECASVLSSHSQDVKKVVWHPHKDVLVSASYDNTLKFHKDDGDDWISFTTLESHESTVWSMVFDKTGKRLISASDDRTLKVWKEYSKDNPEGIVVPGNDAVWKCVCTLSGYHTRPVYDVAWCPLTNLIATASGDDMIRIFSEDLTATDPNQPSFELSHTQNNAHMEDVNCVAWNPKVPGLLASCSDDGDIKIWNCSA
- the LOC135488958 gene encoding pre-mRNA-splicing factor SLU7-like, whose protein sequence is MSFVLNMPPSVVAKKLKEEEDGGGGIDEGPPGKKREDWKKLKELEEARKAGTAPAMKDEEGKDINPHIPQYIMQAPWYFGAMAPTLNHQRVQDEKVKKFAEMGAWYKRGIKEGSIATKFRKGACENCGAMTHKKSDCLERPRKIGARFTGDKIAPDEYIQPQLDFDFDGKRDRWNGYDPREHQETIEEYAKLEEAKKVLKSQRMDQNVEDGVQDEPEAVKSSQGEDGEDEDKYADDVDMPGQKFESKHRITVRNLRIREDTAKYLFNLDVNSAYYDPKTRSMRQNPLAGTAKESSEADAQFGGDNFVRASGQAHEFAKQQLFAWDAYEKGAEVHIQADPTKLELLSKEFKKKTDEFESSHKNTILDKYGGEEHLDAPPRELLLAQTENYVEYSRHGKVIKGLEKEVAKSKYEEDVFINNHTSVWGSYWKDGQWGFKCCHSCIKGSYCTGEAGKDANQDKSMVLMGAPSSSQQVEEPEQKTLLEEHQENRDKKKKDKKKKKKKKRRKHKKHHSSSSESESEPEEDEEAIKEKKVQMAIRKEEERQREVNRLMKLDERKRPYNSMYEAKEPTEEEMEAYYRKRRVGEDPMAAFLQQ